The DNA sequence GAAAAACCCATTCCCAAAATACATATCATTAAGAATATAACCATTTTTCTTTTCGGCTCAAGGGCCAGGGGAGATTTCAACAGACATTCGGATTTCGATATTGGGATTCTGCCCAAACAGGGATATGATCGAAAAAAACTGGTCTATCTAAAAGATAAACTGGAAAATCTAAATATACCATATAAAGTTGATGTGATAGACATGTCCACTGTATCAGATGTTTTCAGGAAAAAAGCACTGAAGGAGGGAGAGATATGGAAAAACTAAACATCTTAACACATGATACTACTGGATGCGGCAATTCAAAGATTTGAATACAGTTTCGAGGTTTTCTGGAAGTTCACAAAGGAGTATCTCAGGGTCAAAGAAGGAATTGTCTGCAATTCTCCAAAATCATGCTTCAAAGAATCCTTTAAGGTTAACTTGATCACAGAAGAGGAAACCGTGCTTGCCCTCGAAATGACAGATGATAGGAATATGACAGCTCATACCTATCACGAGGAAGTAGCGGAAGAGATATATGGCCGTATCAAGGGATATTATTCACTAATGGATAATGTCAGTAAGAAATTATTCGAGCTAACTTAAAAAAAAGAACTTGGGGCCTTTGGCCCCTGAAATTAATGACTTGCAGCGTATCGCTCTGCAATCAGAGCCCTGGTCAGCCTGAACTGAATCCGCTGTTTATCCCAGTCATACTTGTTGCCCAGGAATTTTATCAGCCGCTTCTTGGTGGCCCCTTTCAGATTGTTTGCCTCCATACAATAGTGGTCCATCCGGCCGCCACAGGTAATTTCTTAGTAGTCAGAATCAGCCCATCAGGCATATCCTCTACTCTGTAACGCATATTCACAGTACCGCCCTTCTGAGGCACAACTCAGACGCGTCAGCTCCACTGCCTGTATTCAGACTGCACGCAAGCGGCCTGTGCGTGTTAAGTGATACCCGCCGGGTGGAGATCGAGTTCTCCAGAGTGACCGCCGCCGGTTTGGTTGCAGAGAGGACAGGGAATGCAGCCGCGTCTGGAATAGTGACTTCTGCAGTGCGCCTGGGGCGGAGTGTGGATAATGGGAGATCGGCGGGGGCAAAAGCTGAGGCAGCGAACGCGTGTAATGTAAATATCCTTAAAAGGCGTCGCAGTTTCAGTTAAATGA is a window from the Methanosarcinales archaeon genome containing:
- a CDS encoding nucleotidyltransferase substrate binding protein — its product is MILLDAAIQRFEYSFEVFWKFTKEYLRVKEGIVCNSPKSCFKESFKVNLITEEETVLALEMTDDRNMTAHTYHEEVAEEIYGRIKGYYSLMDNVSKKLFELT
- a CDS encoding nucleotidyltransferase domain-containing protein, producing the protein MPKIHIIKNITIFLFGSRARGDFNRHSDFDIGILPKQGYDRKKLVYLKDKLENLNIPYKVDVIDMSTVSDVFRKKALKEGEIWKN